The Vibrio kanaloae genome has a window encoding:
- the lepB gene encoding signal peptidase I, giving the protein MANTFSLILVIVTLVTGIVWALEKWLWAKKRQQKLAAVEAQSTGLDAETSAKVTAQPWWVENSVSIFPVIAFVLILRSFIYEPFQIPSGSMMPTLLVGDFILVEKYAYGLKDPVWRTQLVETGKPERGDSIVFKYPPQPSIDYIKRVVGMPGDTIRYSSRKEICIQAKGTSSCDPVKLSHVEESQFVQDGVPLIQLNEQLGDVEHQILVNPLRRDRVQAYQPRNGVNEWVVPEGQYFVMGDNRDNSADSRYWGFVPEANLVGKAVAIWISFEFEHGSDSVLPTWIPTGVRFNRIGGIH; this is encoded by the coding sequence ATGGCTAATACATTTTCACTTATCTTAGTGATCGTAACTCTAGTGACTGGCATTGTATGGGCGTTGGAAAAGTGGTTGTGGGCAAAGAAGCGCCAGCAGAAACTGGCTGCCGTTGAAGCACAATCGACAGGCCTAGACGCTGAAACGAGCGCAAAAGTTACGGCTCAGCCTTGGTGGGTTGAGAACAGTGTTTCCATTTTCCCGGTCATTGCATTTGTTTTGATTCTGCGTTCATTTATTTATGAACCGTTTCAGATCCCGTCTGGCTCGATGATGCCAACTCTTTTGGTGGGTGACTTTATCTTGGTAGAGAAGTACGCGTACGGTCTAAAAGACCCGGTATGGCGTACTCAACTGGTTGAAACGGGCAAACCAGAACGTGGTGATTCAATCGTATTTAAGTACCCACCTCAGCCTAGTATCGACTACATCAAGCGTGTTGTTGGTATGCCGGGTGACACCATTCGTTACAGCAGTCGTAAAGAGATCTGCATTCAAGCGAAGGGTACAAGTAGCTGTGATCCAGTGAAACTAAGTCACGTTGAAGAAAGCCAATTTGTTCAAGATGGTGTGCCTCTAATTCAGCTGAATGAACAGCTTGGAGACGTAGAGCACCAAATTTTAGTTAACCCATTACGCCGTGATCGTGTGCAAGCATATCAGCCTCGCAATGGTGTTAACGAGTGGGTTGTTCCAGAGGGGCAGTACTTTGTGATGGGTGATAACCGTGACAACAGTGCCGATAGCCGTTACTGGGGCTTTGTCCCTGAAGCAAACCTTGTTGGTAAAGCCGTTGCTATTTGGATCAGCTTCGAATTTGAACATGGTTCAGACAGTGTACTTCCAACATGGATTCCTACTGGTGTGCGTTTTAATCGCATCGGTGGGATTCATTAA
- the rnc gene encoding ribonuclease III: MNSPIDKLERKIGYQFNDADLIHLALTHRSAAGKHNERLEFLGDSILSFVIADDLYHRFPKVNEGDMSRMRATLVRGHTLAELGREFELGDYLKLGPGELKSGGFRRDSILADAVEAIIGAVYLDSDTETVRGIILSWYQSRLDAIQPGVSQKDPKTRLQEFLQGRRNPLPVYTVTNIKGEAHNQEFTVECEVAGVDKPVIGKGTSRRKAEQAAAETALEQLSNV, from the coding sequence ATGAATTCTCCAATTGATAAACTAGAGAGAAAGATTGGCTATCAGTTTAATGATGCCGATCTTATCCACTTGGCGCTGACTCACCGCAGCGCCGCAGGTAAACATAACGAACGTCTTGAGTTTCTGGGCGATTCAATTTTAAGTTTTGTTATCGCTGATGATCTTTACCACCGTTTTCCTAAGGTAAACGAAGGTGACATGAGCCGTATGCGTGCAACACTAGTGCGTGGTCATACATTGGCTGAACTAGGTCGTGAATTCGAACTAGGAGATTACTTAAAATTAGGTCCAGGTGAGTTGAAGAGTGGCGGTTTCCGTCGTGATTCTATTCTAGCGGATGCGGTTGAAGCGATCATCGGCGCTGTCTATTTAGATAGTGATACCGAGACGGTTCGCGGCATTATTTTAAGCTGGTACCAATCTCGCCTAGATGCTATTCAGCCTGGAGTATCTCAAAAAGATCCAAAAACTCGCCTTCAAGAGTTTTTACAAGGTCGAAGAAATCCTCTACCTGTCTACACAGTGACTAATATTAAAGGTGAAGCACACAACCAAGAGTTTACGGTTGAGTGTGAAGTGGCAGGTGTGGATAAACCTGTTATCGGTAAAGGCACTAGCCGCCGCAAGGCAGAGCAAGCGGCTGCTGAAACAGCATTAGAGCAACTAAGCAATGTCTGA